One genomic region from Blattabacterium cuenoti encodes:
- a CDS encoding serine O-acetyltransferase produces the protein MLDFLNTIFENNKKRDPFPNKKKSEKFVEALFNFLFTSDRHILQNVVYFKENYKKLKNFLYEIFIELNIDQKNSDNLSRKFFEELPNIYQTLIKDAYAIFESDPAATVIEEIFISYPGFFATALYRIAHQFWIQKIPIIPRLITEYAHSKTGVDIHASAEIGNAFAIDHGTGIVIGSSTKIGNKVKIYQGVTLGAIHVDKKLSNQKRHPTIEDQVTIYAGATILGGETIVGHDSVIGGNVWLTQSVPPFSIVYQKSEIKMRNNSPFPDPINFMI, from the coding sequence ATGTTAGATTTTTTAAATACTATATTTGAAAATAACAAAAAAAGAGATCCTTTTCCTAATAAAAAAAAATCTGAAAAATTTGTAGAAGCTTTATTCAATTTTCTGTTTACTTCTGATCGACATATTTTACAAAATGTAGTTTATTTCAAAGAAAATTATAAAAAATTAAAAAATTTTTTATACGAAATTTTTATTGAATTGAATATTGATCAGAAAAATTCCGATAATCTTTCTAGAAAATTTTTTGAAGAACTTCCCAATATTTATCAAACATTAATAAAAGATGCTTATGCTATTTTTGAATCTGATCCAGCTGCAACAGTTATAGAAGAAATTTTTATTTCTTATCCTGGTTTTTTTGCCACTGCATTATACAGAATAGCACATCAATTCTGGATTCAGAAAATTCCAATTATTCCAAGATTGATTACAGAATATGCACACAGTAAAACCGGAGTAGATATTCATGCATCTGCAGAAATAGGGAATGCCTTTGCAATTGATCATGGAACAGGAATCGTTATAGGTTCCAGTACAAAAATAGGTAATAAAGTTAAAATATATCAAGGAGTTACTTTGGGAGCTATCCATGTGGATAAAAAATTATCGAATCAAAAGCGTCATCCTACTATAGAAGATCAAGTTACTATTTATGCGGGTGCTACGATTTTAGGAGGAGAAACCATAGTAGGTCATGATAGTGTAATTGGAGGAAATGTTTGGTTAACACAAAGTGTTCCTCCTTTTTCTATAGTATATCAAAAAAGCGAAATAAAAATGAGAAATAATAGTCCTTTTCCTGATCCTATTAATTTTATGATATAA
- a CDS encoding sulfate adenylyltransferase subunit 1 — protein MDTLRFMTSGSVDNGKSTLIGRLLYDSHSILVDQLSIVTDKSIKKHGKNQKEKIDLSLFTDGLRAEREQGITIDVAYKYFSTSKRKFIIADAPGHIQYTRNMVTGASHVDLAIILIDACHGVVEQTQRHSLILGMLNIPKIILAINKMDLINYDDRIYKAIISQYQVTARRVGLKDVYMIPISAKNGDNVVDKSSHMKWYSGPSLLSLLENVVIQRKTYLEASRFPVQYVICSNHKHNPSRGYAGKIISGIYKVGDEVIIYPSMNHTFIKKMEKNGLRIEEGFSPQSIVMYLKDEIDVSRGYLIVKKDDDLPIFSQEFEMILCWMSNKPLKMGDKYLFQIHSFQVPVRIKNISYRIDVNTLKRENTPDYAGLNDLVKVKVKTSVPVPHDSYKKIKENGACILIDETSYSTVSACMIQ, from the coding sequence ATGGATACTTTAAGATTTATGACATCAGGAAGCGTGGATAATGGGAAAAGCACTCTGATTGGACGCTTATTGTACGACAGTCATTCCATACTTGTGGACCAATTATCTATTGTCACAGACAAAAGTATAAAAAAACATGGAAAAAATCAAAAAGAGAAAATCGATTTATCTCTATTTACTGATGGATTACGAGCCGAGAGAGAACAAGGAATAACTATTGATGTTGCTTATAAATATTTTTCTACATCTAAGAGAAAATTTATTATAGCTGATGCTCCAGGACATATTCAATACACCAGAAATATGGTCACAGGAGCCTCTCATGTGGATTTGGCTATTATCTTAATTGATGCATGTCATGGAGTAGTAGAACAAACACAAAGACATTCTTTAATTCTTGGGATGCTCAATATTCCAAAAATTATACTTGCTATTAACAAAATGGATTTAATTAATTATGATGATCGTATTTATAAAGCGATTATTAGTCAGTATCAAGTCACTGCTCGTAGAGTCGGTTTAAAGGACGTATACATGATTCCAATTAGTGCAAAAAATGGAGATAATGTAGTAGATAAATCATCTCATATGAAATGGTATTCTGGTCCAAGTCTTCTTTCTTTATTGGAAAATGTTGTTATTCAAAGAAAAACCTATTTAGAAGCTTCTAGATTTCCTGTTCAATATGTCATTTGTTCCAATCATAAGCATAATCCATCTCGTGGATATGCTGGAAAAATTATTAGTGGAATATATAAAGTTGGAGATGAAGTAATTATTTATCCTTCTATGAATCATACATTTATAAAAAAAATGGAAAAAAACGGATTAAGAATAGAGGAAGGTTTTTCTCCCCAAAGTATAGTTATGTATTTAAAAGATGAAATAGATGTTTCTCGTGGATATCTTATAGTGAAAAAAGATGATGATCTTCCTATTTTTTCTCAAGAATTTGAGATGATTCTTTGTTGGATGTCAAATAAACCATTAAAAATGGGAGATAAATACTTATTTCAAATTCACAGTTTTCAAGTTCCAGTTCGGATAAAAAATATTTCTTATCGTATAGATGTGAATACTTTAAAAAGAGAAAATACACCAGATTATGCTGGATTGAATGATTTAGTCAAAGTAAAAGTAAAAACATCTGTACCAGTTCCGCACGATTCTTATAAAAAAATAAAAGAAAATGGAGCTTGTATTTTAATAGATGAAACAAGTTATTCTACAGTGTCTGCTTGCATGATTCAATAA
- the cysD gene encoding sulfate adenylyltransferase subunit CysD gives MKTYYLNYLEELESESIHIYREVAGQFDKPCLLFSGGKDSILLVHLALRAFRPGKIPFPLVHIDTGYNFPETLEFRDCLVKEIKEEIIIRKVEDTIVQRNLSEPKGRFPNRNILQSYTLIDTIEEFQFEACIGGGRRDEEKARSKERIFSIRNEFGSWDPKLQRPELWNIYNGKIHEGENVRVFPISNWTELDVWNYIKKENISLPSIYFSHERKAINIRGKWMAISDLIKPNPDEVVHIKKLRYRTIGDMTCTAAIESMSTNVEQIIQELLDTKISERGQTRIDDSLSETAMEDRKKQGYF, from the coding sequence ATGAAAACTTATTATTTAAATTACTTAGAAGAATTAGAATCAGAATCCATTCACATTTATAGAGAAGTAGCAGGACAGTTTGATAAACCGTGTTTATTATTTTCTGGAGGAAAAGACTCTATTTTGTTAGTTCATTTAGCCTTAAGAGCTTTTAGACCTGGGAAAATACCATTTCCTTTAGTTCATATTGATACTGGATATAATTTTCCTGAAACATTAGAATTTAGAGATTGTTTAGTAAAAGAAATTAAAGAAGAAATTATTATACGAAAAGTAGAAGATACTATAGTTCAAAGAAATTTATCTGAGCCTAAAGGCCGATTTCCCAATAGGAATATTTTGCAATCTTATACCCTAATAGATACTATTGAAGAATTTCAATTTGAGGCATGTATTGGAGGAGGACGTAGAGATGAAGAAAAAGCAAGATCTAAAGAAAGAATTTTTTCTATTAGAAATGAATTTGGATCCTGGGATCCTAAACTGCAAAGACCTGAATTATGGAATATTTATAATGGAAAAATACATGAAGGAGAAAATGTGAGAGTTTTTCCAATTAGTAATTGGACAGAACTCGATGTATGGAATTATATAAAAAAAGAAAATATTTCACTACCTTCCATTTATTTTTCGCATGAAAGAAAAGCTATTAATATTCGAGGAAAATGGATGGCTATATCTGATTTGATTAAACCTAATCCTGATGAAGTTGTCCACATTAAAAAATTACGTTATAGAACTATAGGAGATATGACTTGTACTGCCGCTATAGAATCAATGTCTACTAATGTCGAACAAATAATTCAAGAACTTTTAGACACAAAAATAAGTGAAAGAGGTCAAACCAGAATAGACGATTCTTTATCTGAGACAGCTATGGAAGATAGAAAAAAACAAGGATATTTTTAA
- a CDS encoding phosphoadenylyl-sulfate reductase: MKNMKWKVSSQECLSDLSKEIKSTSVEDKLRTFSNLFPGKIVFSTSFNIEDQLISHFILSNKIPIKIFTLDTGRLFEETYKVWEDTNKFYGYSISAYYPNQDKLEEFLSENGPNSFYDNVKNRIKCCFLRKVEPLKKALQGNFVWVTGLRAEHSMERKKLNYLEWDSKYHLIKYHPLYNWKLETIEKIVKKHKIPYNSLYDKGFLSIGCAPCTRSVRFGESYRSGRWWWENDSIKKECGLHIKK, from the coding sequence ATGAAAAATATGAAATGGAAAGTTTCATCACAAGAATGTTTATCTGATCTTTCAAAAGAAATCAAATCCACTTCTGTAGAGGATAAATTAAGAACTTTTTCAAATTTATTTCCAGGAAAAATAGTTTTTTCTACAAGTTTTAATATTGAGGATCAATTGATTTCTCATTTCATTTTATCAAATAAAATTCCCATAAAAATATTCACTTTAGATACAGGAAGGCTGTTTGAAGAAACTTATAAAGTTTGGGAAGATACAAATAAATTTTATGGATATTCTATTTCTGCTTATTATCCTAATCAAGATAAATTAGAGGAATTTTTATCAGAAAATGGACCAAATTCATTTTATGATAATGTAAAAAATAGAATAAAATGTTGTTTTTTACGTAAAGTAGAGCCCCTAAAAAAAGCCTTACAAGGAAACTTTGTATGGGTCACTGGATTACGTGCAGAACATTCTATGGAAAGAAAAAAACTGAATTATTTGGAATGGGATTCAAAATATCATTTGATTAAATATCATCCTCTTTATAATTGGAAATTAGAAACCATAGAAAAAATAGTCAAAAAACACAAAATTCCTTATAATTCTTTATACGACAAAGGTTTTTTAAGTATAGGATGTGCTCCATGTACTCGTTCCGTTAGATTTGGTGAGAGTTACCGAAGTGGACGTTGGTGGTGGGAGAATGATTCTATAAAAAAAGAATGTGGATTACATATTAAAAAGTAA
- a CDS encoding NADP-dependent isocitrate dehydrogenase — MKKIKVNNPIVEIDGDEMARVIWEYIKKYFIFPYLDIDIIYFDLGIKNRNLTNDQITIEAAYAIKKYNVGIKCATITPDEDRIKEFHLKKMWKSPNGTIRNIINGTVFREPIIANNIPRPISNWKKPICIARHAYADQYEAIDFIIEEKGKLYIYFLPDNNKSKIKKFEIHHFMGPGIAMGMYNTDQSICRFARSCFNYSIYKKWPLFLSTKNTILKEYDGKYKKIFQDLYDSEFKSKFEELKITYEHRLIDDMIAKAIKSNGGFIWACKNYDGDVQSDCIAQGFGSLGMMTSVLLTPDGKTLESEAAHGTITRHYRLHQKGQKTSTNPIASIFSWTRGLKHRAFLDKNLDLKYFSEKMEKTCLDFIESGKMTKDLFQLVYGSEYNNKKNYLDTKTFFKELKIFFDKKM; from the coding sequence ATGAAAAAAATTAAAGTTAATAATCCTATAGTAGAAATTGATGGAGATGAAATGGCCAGAGTTATATGGGAATACATTAAAAAATATTTTATTTTTCCTTATCTAGATATAGATATTATTTATTTTGATCTAGGAATCAAAAATAGAAATCTTACCAATGATCAAATTACCATAGAAGCTGCTTATGCCATCAAAAAATATAATGTTGGAATTAAATGTGCAACAATAACACCGGATGAAGATAGGATAAAAGAATTTCATTTAAAAAAAATGTGGAAATCCCCAAATGGAACTATACGGAACATTATTAATGGAACCGTATTCAGAGAACCTATCATAGCTAATAACATTCCTCGTCCAATTTCAAATTGGAAAAAACCCATATGCATAGCCCGGCATGCTTATGCAGACCAATATGAAGCAATAGATTTTATAATTGAGGAAAAAGGAAAATTGTATATTTATTTTCTTCCAGATAACAATAAAAGTAAAATAAAAAAATTTGAAATCCATCATTTTATGGGCCCTGGAATTGCTATGGGAATGTACAACACAGATCAATCCATATGTAGATTTGCTCGTTCTTGTTTTAATTATTCAATATATAAAAAATGGCCTTTGTTTCTTTCTACCAAGAATACTATTCTTAAAGAATATGATGGAAAATATAAGAAAATTTTCCAAGATCTATATGACAGTGAATTTAAATCAAAATTTGAAGAACTAAAAATTACTTATGAACATCGTTTAATAGACGACATGATAGCAAAAGCTATCAAATCAAATGGAGGATTTATATGGGCTTGTAAAAATTATGATGGAGATGTCCAATCTGATTGCATTGCCCAAGGATTTGGTTCATTAGGAATGATGACTTCAGTTTTACTTACTCCAGATGGAAAAACTTTAGAATCTGAAGCTGCTCATGGAACTATAACTCGACATTATAGATTACATCAAAAAGGACAAAAAACTTCTACCAATCCTATTGCTTCTATTTTTTCTTGGACTAGAGGCCTTAAACATCGTGCTTTTTTAGATAAAAATCTGGATTTAAAATATTTTTCTGAAAAAATGGAAAAAACATGTCTAGATTTTATAGAATCCGGAAAAATGACCAAAGATTTATTTCAATTAGTTTATGGAAGTGAATATAACAACAAAAAAAATTATTTAGATACCAAAACTTTTTTTAAAGAATTAAAAATTTTTTTCGATAAAAAAATGTAA
- a CDS encoding acyl-CoA synthetase family protein, which produces MGNIILLINEKKMWIDFSSKKTLTGSYYNSCKENCQWKNAIFSFLKKWYDNESVLSVSTSGTTAYPKTIFLKKKHMFERAIKTVEFLKLKNKGVRGLLCLSPDFIAAKMFLVRAIIFKWKIYCVPPSSNPLINIKEYFDITSMVPMQVFFSLRYLEYIKIILIGGCSISNFLEKKLQNISTICYATYGMTETLGHIALRKINGSNKSTFYKSFQDLHLSVDERNCLGILSSYFMDSFIQTNDIVHMMSSDTFYWKGRYDNVINSGGIKIIPELIEKYISSFIPFHKRFFISSIPDKIFWEKIVLIIEGSPFPFKLPEFLFNGKNKFFKPKNIFFVPHFIENSLGKFRRKEIMKKLIQKIKI; this is translated from the coding sequence ATGGGAAACATCATTCTTTTAATAAATGAAAAAAAAATGTGGATAGATTTTTCTTCTAAAAAAACATTGACTGGTTCTTATTATAATTCTTGCAAAGAAAATTGTCAGTGGAAAAATGCTATTTTTTCTTTTTTAAAGAAATGGTATGATAATGAATCTGTATTATCCGTTTCAACTTCAGGAACAACAGCTTATCCTAAAACAATATTTTTGAAAAAAAAGCATATGTTTGAAAGAGCTATAAAAACTGTAGAATTTTTAAAACTAAAAAATAAAGGAGTTAGAGGCTTGTTATGTTTGTCTCCAGATTTTATAGCAGCTAAAATGTTTTTAGTTCGTGCTATTATTTTTAAGTGGAAAATCTATTGTGTCCCTCCATCATCTAATCCTCTGATAAATATCAAAGAATATTTTGATATTACATCAATGGTTCCCATGCAAGTTTTTTTTAGTTTGAGATATTTAGAATATATTAAAATTATTTTAATAGGAGGATGTTCCATTTCCAATTTTTTAGAAAAAAAATTGCAAAATATTTCAACTATTTGTTATGCTACTTATGGGATGACAGAAACATTAGGTCATATAGCTCTAAGAAAAATTAATGGTTCAAATAAATCTACTTTTTATAAATCATTTCAAGATCTACATTTGAGTGTAGATGAAAGAAATTGTTTAGGAATTTTATCTTCATATTTTATGGATTCTTTTATACAAACAAATGATATAGTTCATATGATGTCTAGTGATACATTTTACTGGAAAGGAAGATATGATAATGTAATCAATAGTGGAGGAATAAAAATTATTCCTGAATTAATAGAAAAGTACATAAGTTCTTTTATCCCTTTTCATAAACGATTTTTTATATCTTCAATTCCAGATAAAATTTTTTGGGAAAAAATAGTATTAATTATCGAGGGTTCTCCTTTCCCATTCAAACTTCCAGAATTTCTTTTTAATGGAAAAAATAAATTTTTCAAACCAAAAAATATTTTCTTTGTTCCTCATTTTATAGAAAATTCACTTGGAAAATTTAGACGAAAAGAAATAATGAAAAAATTAATTCAAAAAATAAAAATATAA
- a CDS encoding enolase C-terminal domain-like protein — protein sequence MKQNNKIGIGECNPILEKSVSKNFNYFKNELENLSKKVVSLKKTEVHYYRKYISYSSIFFGLEQAFLSLKNKFPILYDSEFTHGKKGISINALIWLHSKKKDDLIKEIEKKIIKGFSFIKMKISADLFDYQYLILKKIKEKYPSIKIRVDANGCFEDSKKALSCLNKLYDLNIVHSMEQPILSGNWKKMSEICQKSKLPVALDEELEGIYELKDKKRLLDVIHPKYVVLKPSINGGFYGSKEWILEANKRKIKWWISSSLESNIGINAVAQWTFMMKKKYENQNIYSHVHGLNTGVLYVNNWSSPLEIKKGSIWYNPSMKWETSFF from the coding sequence TTGAAACAAAATAATAAAATAGGAATAGGAGAATGTAATCCGATATTGGAAAAATCAGTTTCAAAAAATTTCAATTATTTTAAAAATGAATTAGAAAATCTTTCCAAAAAGGTAGTTTCTTTGAAAAAAACAGAAGTACATTATTATCGTAAGTATATTTCATATTCATCCATATTTTTTGGATTAGAACAAGCTTTTTTAAGTTTAAAAAACAAATTCCCTATATTATATGATTCTGAATTTACTCATGGAAAAAAAGGGATATCTATAAATGCTTTGATATGGCTTCATTCCAAAAAAAAAGATGATTTAATAAAAGAAATAGAAAAAAAAATTATTAAAGGGTTTTCATTTATAAAAATGAAAATTAGTGCTGATTTATTCGATTATCAATATTTAATTTTAAAAAAAATAAAAGAAAAATATCCGTCTATAAAAATACGTGTAGATGCAAACGGTTGTTTTGAAGATTCCAAAAAAGCTTTGTCTTGTTTAAATAAACTTTATGATTTAAATATAGTTCATTCAATGGAACAGCCAATATTATCTGGAAATTGGAAAAAGATGTCAGAAATCTGTCAAAAATCAAAATTGCCTGTAGCATTAGATGAAGAATTAGAAGGAATTTATGAATTAAAAGATAAAAAAAGATTATTGGATGTTATTCATCCTAAATATGTGGTCTTAAAGCCTAGCATAAATGGAGGATTTTATGGATCTAAAGAATGGATATTAGAAGCTAACAAAAGAAAAATTAAATGGTGGATTAGTTCTTCTTTAGAAAGCAATATTGGAATTAATGCTGTAGCTCAATGGACTTTTATGATGAAAAAAAAATATGAAAATCAAAATATTTATTCTCATGTTCATGGATTAAATACAGGAGTTTTGTATGTGAATAACTGGAGTTCTCCTTTAGAAATTAAAAAAGGTTCTATTTGGTATAACCCATCCATGAAATGGGAAACATCATTCTTTTAA
- a CDS encoding metal-dependent hydrolase, with the protein MKITFFSHSTCILEIHDKCLLIDPFFSGNPVFQNINFLEHINHLRKVDYMLLTHAHYDHVCDVEFFSQKFNNVLVISNYEISNYFEKKGIKTYGMNYGSFISFSFGKLKYVWAAHSSVFNDGTYGGNPGGFLLHTDEGNLYISGDTSLTSEMHIIPNFGKLKLSILPIGGRYTMDIEEAIMASDFLKCKKILGVHYNTFEEIQINKDEAKKKFYKKGKELILLEMGETIFI; encoded by the coding sequence ATGAAAATCACTTTTTTTTCTCATAGCACATGTATATTAGAAATACATGATAAATGTTTATTAATAGATCCATTTTTTTCTGGAAATCCTGTTTTTCAAAATATAAATTTTTTGGAACATATTAATCATTTAAGAAAAGTAGATTATATGTTGTTAACTCATGCTCATTATGATCACGTATGTGATGTAGAATTTTTTTCACAAAAATTTAATAATGTTTTAGTTATTTCTAATTATGAAATTTCTAATTATTTTGAAAAGAAAGGAATTAAAACATATGGCATGAATTATGGTTCTTTCATTTCTTTTTCTTTTGGTAAATTAAAATATGTTTGGGCAGCTCATTCTAGTGTATTTAATGATGGAACTTATGGAGGAAATCCTGGTGGTTTTCTGTTACATACAGATGAGGGAAATTTATATATATCGGGAGATACATCTTTGACGAGTGAAATGCATATTATTCCTAATTTTGGAAAACTAAAACTTTCTATTTTACCGATAGGAGGTAGATATACGATGGATATAGAGGAAGCGATTATGGCCTCAGATTTTCTGAAATGCAAAAAAATATTAGGAGTTCATTATAATACTTTTGAAGAAATTCAAATTAATAAAGATGAAGCAAAAAAAAAGTTTTATAAAAAAGGGAAAGAACTGATTCTTTTAGAAATGGGAGAAACTATATTTATTTAA
- the menA gene encoding 1,4-dihydroxy-2-naphthoate octaprenyltransferase produces MKLKYWIYAARFHTLPLSFSGITLSFLISKSRVNVNFNVYILCVLTALLLQILANFSNDYGDSITGIDNFKRIGPKRTIQSGFLSLLEMKKAIYLLSVLSFLSGFLLLYQSIPFKKIFVFLFYFIGILVCIYSSIKYSIGPSPYGYIVGMGDLFVFIFFGLLSVEGSYFLYTQTLQMDMFLLSSSMGLLSVAVLNINNMRDLDNDCENGKYTMAGWLGIKRAKLYHMISIFTSVFLGGFFIFLNQKTIYQWLIFILVVIFLIFHVKRIFFLKDKKLFNLELKRLVLITFLYGLSIGISNFL; encoded by the coding sequence ATGAAATTGAAATACTGGATCTATGCAGCCCGTTTTCATACTTTACCTTTGTCCTTTTCTGGAATAACTTTAAGTTTTCTTATATCTAAGTCTAGAGTAAATGTTAATTTTAATGTATATATTTTATGTGTTCTTACAGCTTTATTATTGCAAATACTGGCTAATTTTTCAAATGATTATGGAGATAGCATAACAGGAATTGATAATTTTAAACGTATAGGTCCTAAAAGAACAATTCAATCTGGTTTTCTTTCTTTATTGGAGATGAAAAAAGCTATTTATCTTCTTTCCGTATTGTCTTTTTTATCAGGATTTTTATTACTTTATCAAAGTATTCCGTTTAAAAAGATTTTTGTTTTTTTATTCTATTTTATAGGAATTCTTGTTTGTATTTATAGTTCTATAAAGTATTCTATTGGACCTTCTCCTTATGGATACATAGTAGGAATGGGGGATTTATTTGTTTTCATTTTTTTTGGTCTTCTTTCGGTAGAAGGAAGTTATTTTTTATATACACAGACTCTACAAATGGATATGTTTTTATTATCTTCATCTATGGGTTTGTTAAGTGTAGCTGTTTTAAATATTAATAATATGAGAGATCTAGATAATGATTGTGAAAACGGTAAATATACTATGGCAGGATGGTTGGGAATAAAACGTGCGAAATTATATCATATGATTTCCATATTTACTTCAGTTTTTTTAGGAGGTTTTTTTATTTTTTTGAATCAAAAAACTATTTACCAGTGGCTTATTTTTATATTAGTCGTTATTTTTTTGATTTTTCATGTAAAAAGAATCTTTTTTTTAAAGGATAAAAAATTATTCAATTTAGAGTTAAAAAGACTAGTTTTAATTACTTTTTTGTATGGATTAAGTATAGGTATTAGCAATTTTTTATAA
- the menB gene encoding 1,4-dihydroxy-2-naphthoyl-CoA synthase, producing the protein MNSTLEINWIPIKKYEDILFLFWKGVSKIEINRPWCHNAFRVETVNEMIDAVDICSNRKDIDILILTGSGDKSFCSGGDQTTRGLGGYLGKDGTTRLNILDFYKKIREIPKPVIAMVNGYAVGGGHVLHVVCDLTIASDNAIFSQVGPKVGSFDGGFGCSYLARHIGQKRTREMWFLCKEYTAKEALEMGLINKVVSQKKLEEETIKWCKIIQKRSPMCLRMIKRCLNAELDGQHGLMQLAGDATLMFYLMEESQEGKKAFLEKRDPNFKKFTRFL; encoded by the coding sequence ATGAATTCTACCTTGGAGATAAATTGGATTCCAATCAAAAAATATGAAGATATTTTATTTCTTTTTTGGAAGGGAGTTTCTAAAATAGAAATAAACAGACCATGGTGTCATAATGCATTTCGTGTAGAAACAGTAAATGAAATGATAGATGCTGTAGATATATGTAGTAATAGAAAAGATATAGATATATTAATCTTAACGGGGTCTGGAGATAAATCTTTTTGTTCTGGAGGGGATCAAACGACAAGAGGATTGGGTGGTTATTTAGGAAAAGATGGAACTACGAGATTGAATATTTTAGATTTTTATAAAAAAATAAGAGAAATTCCTAAACCTGTTATAGCTATGGTGAATGGTTATGCTGTAGGAGGAGGACATGTATTACATGTAGTTTGTGATTTAACTATTGCATCTGATAATGCTATTTTTAGTCAAGTTGGTCCTAAGGTAGGTTCTTTTGATGGAGGATTTGGATGTTCTTATTTAGCTCGTCATATAGGTCAAAAGAGAACACGGGAAATGTGGTTTTTATGTAAAGAATACACGGCTAAAGAAGCTTTAGAAATGGGATTGATCAATAAAGTTGTGAGTCAAAAAAAATTAGAAGAAGAAACTATAAAATGGTGCAAAATAATACAAAAGAGAAGCCCCATGTGTTTAAGGATGATCAAGCGTTGTTTAAATGCGGAATTAGATGGACAACATGGATTGATGCAGTTAGCAGGGGATGCTACTTTAATGTTTTATTTGATGGAAGAATCTCAGGAAGGAAAGAAAGCTTTTTTAGAAAAGAGAGATCCTAATTTTAAAAAATTTACAAGGTTTTTATGA